The genome window GAATCCTAGCCGTACTAGCTATAGTAGTCCTGATTGTTAAAGCAAATATTTTACCTAAGGGGTACAGTGATCCAGATGATGTTATAGACTATTGTATGAAACGTAACTCCTTTATGAATCAAACAGAAAATCAATCTGATGTTAGTGAAATGTTGGCAGATATGTTTGGAGTAGATAATGATGCCAAATTTCATGAATTATTACAAAATAGAAAAACAAAGCGATATGTCTTTAAATATTCATACGATGGTGAATCAATTCCTAGTTATGTTGTGGCAACAAGAGTAAACGATGGAACCTACGATGTAGATATTACACCAGTGAAAAAGTCTCATATTGCTAGTATACTTAAAACCGGTGTGAGTCAAGAATATATGGATAAACACTTTCCCTCTGATAATTATGTTGGGTATAGTAATAACGATTTTGATGACATGGATATAGACCTAGATGATCATATTTCTAAACCTAAAACAATTAGTAGTAATACTTTTGTTCCTAAATTTCAAGAATAAGTTAGCCACTGGACTCAAATAAATAATACTGACCAATTGATTATTGGTTGATGGAGCTGTGATATCTCTTGGTAGAAGGCCTTACGATAGATATCCATTGACGAATGTCCATTAAACATAGCTCGTGGATAGTGATTCATCCAATCATTAGTCGCTATGATCTGAGCACTACTATAGTTATTTATAGCTTCACCTTTGGTAATCTCCTTGCGGAGAAACCGGTTATTGATCTCATTGGATCCACGTTCCCAAGGGGAATACGGATCAGCATAGAAAACATGATCGTGAACTTGTGTTAACTCACTAAATTCTGAACCGTTGTCAGAGGTTATTGTCTTAAAGATGCGATAGTAAGCATCTGTGCCCATTTTCTGGCGTAAATTTATAAAGAACTGATTTACTGCATGCGCAGTTTTACCAGCAATTTTACTCGTGATATTAACTCGTGAAAGGCGATCAGTCATTACTAGTACAACACTGTCATTACCGTTTTTCTGTCCCTGAACTGTATCTAGTTCCCAATGGCCAATTTCGGACCGTTGGTCCGCAGTTTGAGGTCGTTGAGCAATATTAGGCCCTAAGCACCTTTTAGCTTGCGGATGAGTTCGATGATGCTTACGTTTAGGTTTTTCAAAGAGGTCTAAATTGGACGTACGAAGCACACCCTCATTAATCCATTGATATAAAGTTACAACCGACTTTGGGATCAGGGTGCCATCATTCATTAAATCTCGAGCCTTATAAATAACCGCTTGTGGGGAGTAATGGTGGTCGTCAAACTCACCAAGCATTAGCTGATCAGCTAATCGTAAAAATTGCTTTGAAGAATAATATAAGCGACGACGACCAGAATGGCGGTGATGTTCAAGATATGTGGCCTGACCAGCTTCATAACTATAGATGTAGTAAGAATATTCGTAAATCTTACCATTAGATTTTTGACGACGAAGTTGGCGGACCGTACCACGGTTGAGCTCGTTATTAATTGTTTGATGATTAACTCCTAATTGGCGACCAATTGCGCGATTGGAAAGTCCTTGCGACTTTAAAGTCGCAATCATCACACGTTCTTCTTTAGTAAGATGAGCATTCTTTTTATGAGTAGTCAATAAACTAGTAGACATGGTATCATTTAAGTGCGTCATTTGACGGACATCCTTTCATATAGGTTTGGTTCACTTAATATGATACCTGATGTCACGCCGAATGGCGTTTTTTATTTACCACCAACTGGGTGGCTAACTTCATTCTATAATCCACCTAATACTTTTGTTTCTTATGATGCAAGCGAAAACGAATAAAAATAAGTAGCGAAAATATTTATCATTTATTAGCCAGTCATTAAAACAAGAATTTTAATGACAGGTTGATATAAGAGATTTGCCACCCTACTAAAGGCTTTGCTCGGACACAATTGGCAACTTAAAACAAATGAATAACTTGGCCCATTAAAACAGTGGACCATCATGGCCCGAGCTTGCTGTAACGCGGCCAAGCAGTCTTCTGTACAATCTTTTAGAAAACCATGTTATAATATAGATACACAAAAAGCAGGCCCGTTAAAAAGACGGTGGCCTGGTTACTTAGAACTAATAAAAGATCGTCCGCAACCTGCCAAAGTTACTGGGACGGTCTTTTATTTTCAACAAAATGAGAAAATAAAGGTCAGCAATGCAACCACGAAGGTCGCAAAGACCAACATTAACATAAGTGCTTGGTAAGCGCTCATGTGCCAACAGCCCTTTCTTAATGGTGAAGTTCATTGAACCACCTCCAAAATGCGTGTCGGCCACCGTCCTTGAAACTTGCCTGCTCTATTATTTTATCATATCTGGAGTTTTAATCATGAACCGCCAAACTCGCGGTACTGTGCCCTGTCAAGTTGACACTTTAAATAATGAAAATTAGCTGGCCTTGCCAAAGCGATATTCTGCTGCGGTAAGGTCGTTTCTTTTCGCCGAGATAAATTTTTCAGTGAAGTATGTAATGCCTGCTTCAACTTGTTACTCTAATTCTATTAATGTCTGTGCTTTAGGTAGGTGAGCTATCCATATCGTCTTAAAATCTGCCCACCAATGTTCTATTACTGCATTATCGGCTGGAGTACCTGGTGCAGAGTAACTATGACATGTGCCATTAATGGTCAAGTATTGATTAAATGCTTTTGATATGTATGCTGAACCACGATCCGTATGGATTAACGGAGCTAATGCTCCTTCACTGACTCTGGCTTGTTCAAATACCTTGATTGCACCTTCGGCCGTTTCCGTTGGCGTAATTAACCAACTTACTGGATATTACCCATACAGATCTAATACTACGTGTAGCCGAACCTTATTGCGTCGAATCCCATACGTTAACTCAGTTGTATCCGTAACCCAGACTTGGTTTGCTGCGCTTTGATCAAATTGTCGTTTAAGAATGTTTTCAGCTTCATAAGTTTGTTGAACCTGAATACGCTTATGTTTGGGCTGACGATAGTCAGCTTTAATACCATGCTTTCGCATGATACGAATAATCCGTTTCTTGTTCACCTTATAGGGAACTTGCTGACTCAAATTAATTAACCTGGTCATTTTGTCATAACCAACACTTTGTTTGTGTTCATTTTCTAACTGCTTAATTAACTTGAGGAGTTCCAATTCCTCGATTTCACGTTCATTTGGATCATGTTTAAGCCACTTGTAGTAAGCTTGCCTAGACACTCCAGCAGCTTTGGTTAATTCACGGACTGAATAACCCTCGGCTATCATTTCCTGAATCGCTTGATATCGTCCGGTCGATCCACCTCCCGATTGCGTATTTCGACTAATTTTTTGCAAATGCAATTTGAACCTCCCGTTCACGCTCTCGAGCCTCTAATTCGCGAACTTTTTTCTTAACCGTTCTAATTCATTAGTCGGTTCTTTACCCTTGTTACACCCACGGTTATCCTTCAATGCTGCCCAATCATTGCTTTCCTGATACTTATGTACCCAAGAATAAACACGTTGATAACTAACGTTATACTTCTCAGCAGCCACCTTATAGTTGTTGTCATGGTCAATCGTCCATTGAACGATCCTCTTCTTTTCATCAAAGGTTACTTTTCGTCCCGTTCTTCTAGCTCGCTTTCTCGTTGTCTGATTAACGGTAAGGTTGCCACTATTGTAACTGATAACCCATTGATGTAGTTGAGAAATATTTCTAATTTGATACTGCTGGAGAATTGCTTGATTAGTATACTTGCCAGAAAGATAAGCTTTTACAGCAGTTAACTTAGTCTCTAACGAGTACTTCTGATTATGCTTAGGTCTAATTAATCCCGCCAATCCAGCGAGTAGGAATTGTTTAATCCACTCACTCATGTTTGCTGGCCGGACACCATGGTAATCGGAGTACACCGTTAAACCATAATCCGATTTCTGATAATCATGAAGTAATTTAAGCTTTTCAATAGTTGAATAACTTACAATGCAAAACACCCCCTAGGATTCACACTTTTATTATTGGCTCTACAATTTTAAGTACTGATGAATTTAACATCAGGGCTTTATTTGTTTAAAATTTAAAATAAAAAAGCGAAAGATGGTTGGACCCCGTCTTCGCTAAGAAAGGACCGTCTTTCATGAACAATTCTATCAAAACTATCTTAGGAATTAAAGATCCTTAC of Limosilactobacillus reuteri contains these proteins:
- a CDS encoding zinc ribbon domain-containing protein, with the protein product MNSKCPKCGHEIQKGDDFCTNCGYKLKQDNAEKIFSNNNGQDPIKRKPIQKMKVLEDSSADLRKEEIKEIWKKKYFWGILAVLAIVVLIVKANILPKGYSDPDDVIDYCMKRNSFMNQTENQSDVSEMLADMFGVDNDAKFHELLQNRKTKRYVFKYSYDGESIPSYVVATRVNDGTYDVDITPVKKSHIASILKTGVSQEYMDKHFPSDNYVGYSNNDFDDMDIDLDDHISKPKTISSNTFVPKFQE
- a CDS encoding putative holin-like toxin, translated to MSAYQALMLMLVFATFVVALLTFIFSFC
- a CDS encoding IS30 family transposase gives rise to the protein MTHLNDTMSTSLLTTHKKNAHLTKEERVMIATLKSQGLSNRAIGRQLGVNHQTINNELNRGTVRQLRRQKSNGKIYEYSYYIYSYEAGQATYLEHHRHSGRRRLYYSSKQFLRLADQLMLGEFDDHHYSPQAVIYKARDLMNDGTLIPKSVVTLYQWINEGVLRTSNLDLFEKPKRKHHRTHPQAKRCLGPNIAQRPQTADQRSEIGHWELDTVQGQKNGNDSVVLVMTDRLSRVNITSKIAGKTAHAVNQFFINLRQKMGTDAYYRIFKTITSDNGSEFSELTQVHDHVFYADPYSPWERGSNEINNRFLRKEITKGEAINNYSSAQIIATNDWMNHYPRAMFNGHSSMDIYRKAFYQEISQLHQPIINWSVLFI